From Erigeron canadensis isolate Cc75 chromosome 8, C_canadensis_v1, whole genome shotgun sequence, one genomic window encodes:
- the LOC122610911 gene encoding probable aminotransferase TAT2, whose translation MGSMKKEHYWKFRPNADLETASTFSIKRVIDVVKTNLNQNDERALIPLSYGDPSAFSCFRTAQVAEDAVVEALASAKCNAYAPKGGIVQARRSLAGYLSRNLPYKLSADDVYVTLGAYQAIQVLLAALRRPGANILLPKPGYPAYEALSLVNHLEVRHFDLLQEQGWEVDLNGLETLADDKTVAMVIINPGNPCGNVFTRDHLHKIAETARRFGIPVIADEAYAHLTFGSNSFVPMGIFGMITPVFTVGSLSKRWMVPGWRLGWIARNDPNDIFSEHKIVECISRCLDSNASATTFIQAALPQILEKTTDDFFIKTLNILKKDADMCYEALKGIPCFTCLEKPQGSLFLMVKLDFSKLKGINDDMEFCSELAKEESVILLPGYVFKMKNWVRVTFGIDPLLLEDGLARIKTFCLRHTATKVC comes from the exons atgggaTCAATGAAGAAAGAGCACTACTGGAAATTCAGACCGAATGCTGATTTAGAAACTGCATCCACTTTTTCAATCAAACGTGTTATTGATGTTGTGAAGACGAACCTTAACCAAAACGACGAAAGGGCCCTTATACCTCTCAGCTACGGAGATCCTTCCGCATTTTCATGCTTCCGTACGGCTCAAGTCGCAGAAGACGCTGTGGTTGAAGCTCTTGCCTCTGCTAAATGCAATGCTTATGCTCCCAAAGGCGGTATTGTTCAAGCTCGAAG GTCTTTAGCTGGGTACCTATCTCGCAATCTACCTTATAAACTATCAGCAGACGATGTATATGTCACACTCGGTGCTTATCAAGCGATTCAAGTTTTATTAGCTGCATTGAGACGCCCAGGTGCAAATATTTTGCTTCCTAAACCTGGCTATCCAGCATACGAAGCTCTCTCCCTTGTAAACCATCTTGAAGTTCGCCATTTTGATCTTCTTCAAGAACAAGGTTGGGAGGTTGACTTGAATGGGCTTGAAACCTTGGCAGATGATAAAACCGTTGCTATGGTCATTATCAATCCTGGGAATCCTTGTGGCAATGTATTTACGCGTGATCATTTACATAAG ATTGCTGAGACTGCTAGAAGATTCGGAATACCTGTGATAGCGGATGAAGCCTATGCACATTTGACTTTTGGAAGTAACTCATTTGTGCCAATGGGGATCTTTGGCATGATTACACCTGTTTTCACTGTTGGTTCTCTATCAAAGAGGTGGATGGTTCCCGGATGGAGACTCGGTTGGATAGCAAGGAATGATCCCAATGACATCTTCAGTGAACACAAG ATTGTTGAGTGCATCAGTAGATGTCTTGATTCCAATGCATCGGCTACAACATTCATACAG GCCGCCCTTCCGCAAATTCTTGAGAAGACAACAGATGATTTCTTTATCAAGACTTTAAACATACTGAAAAAAGATGCTGATATGTGTTACGAAGCGCTGAAGGGGATTCCGTGCTTTACATGCCTAGAAAAGCCTCAGGGATCTCTCTTTCTAATG GTGAAGTTAGACTTTTCAAAGCTCAAAGGTATAAATGATGATATGGAATTTTGTTCCGAACTTGCTAAAGAGGAGTCTGTCATTCTTCTGCCTG GGTATGTATTCAAAATGAAGAATTGGGTGCGTGTAACATTCGGCATCGACCCATTGCTTCTTGAAGACGGGCTTGCCAGGATTAAAACATTTTGCCTAAGGCATACAGCCACCAAAGTTTGCTGA
- the LOC122610912 gene encoding protein ANTAGONIST OF LIKE HETEROCHROMATIN PROTEIN 1-like produces the protein MQKHIGSTIIIDEPFEWSDDSSLEVFANAIESEEAESSTARSRAKRKVVNRNRWTTSERLHRDYFCEEPKYDDDFFEDRYRMPKRLFLKIVQDLESRYTYFQDSYDARLAKSFTPIKKCTSAIRQLATGNPPDEYDEYLEMAGRTSRECFQIFCDAIVDTYKTEYLRKPTTHDLHRLFEAHEERHHLPGMIGSLDCTHLVWKMCPMEWRGQYKRGDHEYPTIMLEATASQDLWIWHAFFGPPGALNDINVLQQSPLFLPEHMGTAPYVPFSVNGRTYRRGYYLVDGIYLTWSTFVKAYKYPTNEKEKIFKTAQKAARKDIERAFGVLKGKWHIIDRPFRQRSLGTIRNLVYACVILHNMIIQDSGRAICPVHIGDPVVRPSSHQDALPEIQDEETHFRLRYDLTEHLAGLNLPHL, from the coding sequence atgcaaaaacatatTGGTTCCACCATAATCATCGACGAACCGTTCGAATGGTCCGACGATAGTAGTTTAGAGGTGTTTGCGAACGCCATTGAGTCTGAAGAAGCCGAAAGTTCCACGGCCCGTTCACGTGCGAAACGTAAAGTCGTGAACCGTAACCGTTGGACTACTTCTGAAAGGTTACACCGCGACTACTTTTGTGAAGAACCGAAATACGACGATGATTTCTTTGAAGATAGGTATCGTATGCCTAAAAGACTCTTTCTAAAGATCGTGCAAGATCTTGAGTCGAGATACACATATTTTCAGGACTCGTATGATGCCCGGTTGGCCAAGAGTTTTACACCGATAAAGAAGTGCACATCTGCCATCCGGCAACTTGCAACCGGTAATCCTCCTGATGAGTACGACGAGTATTTAGAGATGGCTGGGAGAACATCACGTgaatgttttcaaattttttgtgACGCTATCGTTGACACTTACAAGACCGAATATCTGCGTAAACCAACAACACATGATCTCCATCGTTTGTTTGAAGCACACGAAGAAAGGCATCACTTGCCTGGAATGATCGGTAGTCTAGATTGTACACATCTTGTTTGGAAGATGTGTCCAATGGAGTGGAGGGGTCAATACAAAAGGGGTGATCATGAATACCCCACTATTATGTTGGAAGCAACGGCGTCTCAAGATTTATGGATATGGCACGCCTTTTTTGGTCCTCCGGGTGCTCTAAACGACATCAATGTGCTGCAACAATCTCCCTTGTTCCTCCCCGAGCATATGGGCACTGCTCCTTATGTTCCATTTAGTGTAAATGGGCGTACTTATAGACGTGGCTACTATCTAGTCGATGGCATATATCTTACATGGTCTACGTTTGTTAAAGCGTACAAATACCCGACAAACGAGAaagaaaaaattttcaaaacggCACAAAAGGCAGCTCGCAAAGATATTGAACGGGCATTTGGTGTTCTCAAAGGAAAATGGCATATCATTGATCGACCTTTTCGACAACGGTCACTAGGAACAATTAGGAACTTGGTGTATGCGTGTGTGATTTTGCATAACATGATCATTCAGGATAGTGGTCGTGCGATTTGCCCAGTTCATATAGGAGATCCAGTTGTCCGCCCAAGTAGTCATCAGGACGCCTTACCGGAGATACAGGACGAGGAGACACATTTCCGTCTCCGGTATGATCTGACAGAGCATCTAGCGGGTCTAAACTTACCACACCTCTAG